From Xenopus tropicalis strain Nigerian chromosome 3, UCB_Xtro_10.0, whole genome shotgun sequence, the proteins below share one genomic window:
- the phlda1 gene encoding pleckstrin homology-like domain family A member 1 isoform X1 produces MLESSCKVVKEGLLEKRSDGLLQLWKKKRCILTEEGLLLIPPKQLEQQPSPPAEPARIKELHFSNMKTVDCVERKGKYVYFTVVMAEGREIDFRCPQDQGWNAEITLQMVQYKNRQAILAVKSTRQKQQHLVQPHGHRIRSSSNSA; encoded by the coding sequence ATGTTGGAAAGCAGCTGCAAGGTGGTGAAGGAGGGACTGCTGGAGAAGAGGAGCGATGGCTTACTGCAGCTGTGGAAGAAGAAGCGCTGCATTCTTACCGAGGAAGGGCTCTTGCTCATCCCACCCAAACAGCTGGAGCAGCAGCCGAGCCCGCCCGCCGAGCCCGCTAGGATCAAGGAGCTGCACTTCTCCAACATGAAGACAGTGGACTGCGTGGAAAGGAAAGGCAAATACGTGTATTTCACGGTGGTgatggcagaggggagggagatAGATTTTCGGTGCCCGCAGGACCAGGGCTGGAATGCAGAGATCACCCTGCAGATGGTGCAGTACAAGAACAGGCAGGCTATTCTGGCAGTGAAATCCACCAGGCAGAAACAGCAGCACCTGGTCCAGCCGCATGGCCACCGCATCCGCAGCTCGTCCAACTCCGCATAG